Genomic window (Acidobacteriota bacterium):
CGTTTCCGACATACCCATACAAATTCACATCGCCGCCCGCAAACCCGATCGGGTCTTCGGAGATGAACCGTCCCAGATTGCCGTCGTACCAGCGGGCCCGGTAGTAATGAAGTCCGGTGAAATCATCGTACTCGCGGCCGGTGAACTTGTACCGGGTCGCAAGGTTGCCGGTTGCATTGCCGAATGAATCGTATGACGCCGACGAAGTAACATTCCCCGAAGCATCAGTCAGCGCGTTTGTTGACCCCAGATGATCGGCGATGAAATACCTGACGTCGCCGCCGGTCTGCATCCGGAGTTTGTTGTCGACGCCCGGGCCGTTGATGTATTTGGTCAGCGTTCCCGAATTGTCGTCGGCGATGACATCCGCGCCGTCGTAGATGAACTTCGTGTTCTCCTTCCCGCCGACGATGAACCGCTGAATTCTGCGTCCGAGAGCGTCGTATTTGTAACGTACCGTTTGCTTTCTTGTCGATGCCGAAACCAGCCTGTTGTCGAAATCCCACTGATAGCGCCAGAGCTCTTTGCCCTCGGCCTTCATCCGGATATTGCCGTTTGCATCGTAAACGTAACCGGCTGTATCGGTTGAGTTTACCCGATTGAACTGGCCTGTCTCATACCCGTAGTTCGCGCTCCGGTGCGACGCCGTCCGGTTGCCGACCTTGTCGAAATTATAAGATTCGGCCGGTTCCGTCGGACTCGTCATTCCGGTCAGCCGATTGACGAAATCATACGAGAAATTCCGGACCTTGCCCGGTTCGGTTACGCTTTCGATCTGGCTCGCGTTGTCATATTCGTACTGTCTGTCAAAGAGCGTCGCCGTCTGACTCGTGTCCATTACTCCCGCAGCTTGCATTTTTCCTAAGGGATGCCGGAATTCTCGCGATCAATTTCATGACGGATCCTCTGAAACGTCTCGATTTCGCGTGTGCCCCCGCCAACAAGCTCTTCATAGAACCGAGGATCGTCCAGCCATTCGGAAGGAAGAATCTGTGCTGCCATCCCGTTATGCCCCCACCCTAAACGCCACGTCGCCGAAAAATCTGCTGACGCAATCTCGAAAAACGCCGCACAAATCGGTACCGGATAATCGTCCGAATCATTTTCAAGAATGTAATACCAAGGTATCCCTTCCCAAAACACAATCCCATAGACAAAATAGTTGTTCCCGACCTCCAAATCCAGTTCATTCAAATGTACGGATTTTGACACAATCTCGCGAAGCGGATTGTCGTCAATCTGATCGAGTCGGTTGTTGACACATCGTACAATCATTGAATCTCCAATTGCCTTGACTACGGGGTTACACCGTTAGATATCGACCGGTGGGGTGCCGGTACGTTTCTTTCGAATCGAATCCCGAGGATTATCGCCAATTCCCATCTCTGAGTTATTCAGATCCACTCAACAAAGTTGTTTCCCCCAATAAAGGTCGATCCTTTATTCTGTAAAACAACCGAGCGCCTCGAATTAGACTTCCTCCGCCTCCTGAAAGCTCAAGCAATATCTCATCGTCTCCGAAAACCGTATTGAACTCGGGTTCTTGCCTGTGATCCAATTGGATTTCGACCACATCTTCTATCCGAAACTCAATCGCG
Coding sequences:
- a CDS encoding RHS domain-containing protein, with translation MQAAGVMDTSQTATLFDRQYEYDNASQIESVTEPGKVRNFSYDFVNRLTGMTSPTEPAESYNFDKVGNRTASHRSANYGYETGQFNRVNSTDTAGYVYDANGNIRMKAEGKELWRYQWDFDNRLVSASTRKQTVRYKYDALGRRIQRFIVGGKENTKFIYDGADVIADDNSGTLTKYINGPGVDNKLRMQTGGDVRYFIADHLGSTNALTDASGNVTSSASYDSFGNATGNLATRYKFTGREYDDFTGLHYYRARWYDGNLGRFISEDPIGFAGGDVNLYGYVGNGPLGAVDPFGTISDDALLKLAPHDLGMGYRARIDRFNGPEGFEIHVYSPKVNRIGAQAEVGIVNGRNGWIAKHGFPSVPPEGLPQPVLNKLNGLNVDVLRQYELIPPKGSANIQGGRYLFPGRSIFGTMGRTVLYLGIVEGLLIDYGTYFRAESCGRTFGEQFAEDNRNYRYIMTPLGLLPNPSYIEEIY